One genomic window of Quercus robur chromosome 6, dhQueRobu3.1, whole genome shotgun sequence includes the following:
- the LOC126688570 gene encoding heterogeneous nuclear ribonucleoprotein 1, with protein sequence MDSDQGKLFIGGISWETTEEKLKEYFENYGDVVQTVVMRDKTTGRPRGFGFVVFADPSILDRVLQDKHTIDARTVEAKRALSREEQQTSAKAGNPNFARNSGGGGAFRTKKIFVGGLPPTLSEEGFREYFQAYGHVTDVVVMYDQNTGRPRGFGFITFDTEESVDRVLHKNFHDLNGKQVEVKRALPKDANPGGGNRAMGGGAGGGGAVGSGYQSYGVSGGNPNSYDGRMDSSRYMQQQSTGGGFPPYGSSGYSAAGYGYAPANNGISYGGYGSYAGANTGYGGPAGAAYGNPNVPNAGYGSGPPGAPRSSWSTQSPSGYGAMGYGNTTPWGTQSGSTGAASGGPGSAPAGQSPSGATGYGNQGYGYGGYGGSDGSYGNPSGYGAVGGRSGSVPNNNAGSQGGGDLQGSGGGYMGSGYGEANGNSGYGNAAWRSDQSQTSGNYGTPQVNGPHGGQVGYGGYGSAQARAQQQ encoded by the exons ATGGATTCAGATCAGGGGAAGCTATTCATAGGTGGGATTTCATGGGAGACCACAGAGGAGAAGCTGAAGGAGTACTTTGAGAACTATGGTGATGTGGTCCAGACTGTGGTCATGAGAGACAAGACCACTGGTAGACCCAGAGGCTTTGGCTTTGTTGTCTTTGCAGATCCTTCCATTCTCGATAGGGTTCTTCAGGACAAGCACACCATTGATGCCAGAACG GTTGAGGCTAAGAGGGCCTTATCAAGAGAGGAGCAGCAGACTTCTGCTAAAGCTGGAAATCCTAATTTTGCCAGGAACTCTGGGGGTGGTGGAGCTTTCAGAACCAAGAAGATATTTGTTGGAGGATTGCCGCCCACTTTAAGTGAAGAAGGATTCCGTGAGTATTTTCAGGCTTATGGCCATGTAACTGATGTAGTAGTGATGTATGACCAGAATACTGGACGCCCTCGTGGGTTTGGGTTTATTACCTTTGACACAGAGGAGTCTGTTGATAGGGTTttgcacaaaaattttcatgatttgaATGGTAAGCAAGTAGAAGTAAAGCGGGCTCTTCCTAAAGATGCCAATCCTGGTGGTGGTAACCGTGCTATGGGTGGCGGGGCAGGTGGTGGTGGTGCAGTTGGTAGTGGTTATCAGAGCTATGGGGTGTCTGGTGGCAATCCAAATTCATATGATGGTCGAATGGATTCAAGTAGGTACATGCAGCAACAGAGTACTGGGGGTGGTTTTCCTCCTTATGGTTCTTCTGGGTATAGTGCAGCTGGCTATGGGTATGCTCCTGCCAATAATGGCATTAGTTATGGTGGTTATGGTAGTTATGCTGGTGCCAATACTGGCTATGGTGGACCTGCTGGTGCGGCATATGGAAACCCCAATGTCCCTAATGCTGGTTATGGAAGTGGTCCACCAGGTGCTCCTAGAAGTTCATGGAGCACTCAATCTCCATCTGGATATGGTGCCATGGGTTATGGGAATACTACTCCTTGGGGTACTCAAAGTGGCAGCACTGGTGCTGCTAGTGGTGGCCCAGGGTCTGCACCTGCGGGTCAGTCACCGAGTGGAGCCACTGGTTATGGGAATCAAGGTTATGGCTATGGTGGATATGGTGGAAGTGATGGGTCTTATGGGAATCCTAGTGGGTATGGTGCAGTTGGGGGGCGTTCTGGGAGTGTCCCAAATAACAATGCTGGTAGTCAAGGTGGGGGTGATCTACAAGGGTCTGGTGGTGGCTACATGGGAAGTGGCTATGGTGAGGCAAATGGAAATTCTGGATATGGAAATGCAGCATGGAGATCTGACCAATCACAAACTTCTGGAAATTATGGCACTCCTCAGGTGAACGGTCCTCATGGTGGGCAAGTTGGCTATGGTGGGTATGGCAGTGCTCAGGCCCGAGCTCAACAACAGTAA
- the LOC126688575 gene encoding uncharacterized protein LOC126688575 isoform X1: MAAANSLVGKKNALLSKPKHMEPSLIEAGARLFVTRFLGRYISAGCLTLLEEDGTVLTFEGDKTKCSLKVVLKVDNPQFYWKIMTRADLGLADAYIDGDISFADENEGLLNLFLLLIASRDSKSSISKLDKRRGWWTPLIFTAAIGSASYCFKHLLRQNSLTQARRNISRHYELSNELFALYLDETMTYSTGLFKREDEDLKVAQLRKMSSLIEKARIDEKHEILDIGCGWGSFAIEVVNQTGCKYTGITLSKEQLKLAEQKVKDAGLQDRIKLLLCDYRQLPNTYKYDRIISCEMIEHVGHEYMEEFFRCCDSLLAEDGLFVLQFISIPDQRYDQHRRSADFMKEYIFPGGCLPSLNSVISAMANASRFCVEHVENIGIHYYQTLRYWRKNFMDNRRKILALGFDEKFMRTWEYYFDYCASGFKSHTLGDYQVVFSRPGNFTALNKPYRSFHQE, from the exons ATGGCTGCTGCAAATAGTttggttggaaaaaaaaatgctcttcTAAGCAAGCCAAAACACATGGAACCATCTCTCATAGAAGCCGGGGCACGCCTTTTTGTCACTAGGTTCCTTGGACGTTACATATCTGCTGGATGTTTAAC TTTATTGGAGGAAGATGGCACAGTCTTGACCTTTGAAGGAGACAAGACAAAATGTTCTCTGAAAGTAGTTCTTAAAGTTGATAATCCACAGTTTTACTGGAAG ATCATGACTCGGGCTGATTTAGGCCTTGCAGATGCATATATTGATGGAGATATTTCTTTCGCCGATGAAAATGAAGGTCTTCTAAACTTGTTTCTG CTTCTTATTGCCAGCAGAGATTCAAAGTCCTCTATCTCAAAATTGGATAAGAGAAG GGGTTGGTGGACACCATTGATATTCACAGCTGCTATAGGATCTGCAAGCTATTGTTTCAAGCATCTTTTAAGGCAAAATAGTCTAACACAAGCTCGCAGGAACATCTCTCGTCATTATGAGCTG AGTAATGAGCTTTTCGCTCTGTACTTGGACGAAACAATGACATACTCCACCGGCTTATTTAAG AGGGAGGATGAGGACTTGAAGGTTGCGCAGCTTAGAAAAATGTCTTCTTTGATTGAAAAG gCAAGAATTGATGAGAAGCATGAAATTCTTGATATTGGGTGTGGCTGGGGAAGCTTTGCTATTGAAGTTGTCAATCAAACTGGATGCAAATATACTGGCATCACTTTGTCTAAAGAGCAACTAAAACTTGCGGAACAGAAAGTGAAAGATGCTGGCCTTCAG GACCGCATTAAGCTTCTTCTCTGTGACTACCGCCAATTGCCCAATACCTACAAATATGACAGAATTATATCCTG TGAGATGATTGAACATGTTGGCCATGAATATATGGAAGAGTTTTTTCGTTGCTGTGACTCATTATTAGCAGAAGATGGGCTTTTTGTTCTGCAG TTCATATCAATCCCAGACCAACGTTACGACCAGCACAGGCGAAGTGCAGATTTTATGAAGGAATATATATTTCCTGGTGGATGCCTACCTTCATTAAACAGTGTAATATCAGCCATGGCTAATGCATCCAGATTCTG CGTGGAGCACGTGGAGAACATAGGGATTCATTACTACCAAACACTCAGATATTGGAGAAAAAATTTTATGGACAACCGAAG AAAAATCCTTGCTCTTGGATTTGATGAAAAGTTCATGCGAACATGGGAATATTACTTTGATTATTGTGCATCTGGTTTTAAGTCACATACACTTGGAGATTATCAG GTTGTATTCTCACGCCCTGGCAACTTTACTGCATTAAACAAACCATACCGAAGTTTCCATCAAGAGTGA
- the LOC126688575 gene encoding uncharacterized protein LOC126688575 isoform X2: protein MTRADLGLADAYIDGDISFADENEGLLNLFLLLIASRDSKSSISKLDKRRGWWTPLIFTAAIGSASYCFKHLLRQNSLTQARRNISRHYELSNELFALYLDETMTYSTGLFKREDEDLKVAQLRKMSSLIEKARIDEKHEILDIGCGWGSFAIEVVNQTGCKYTGITLSKEQLKLAEQKVKDAGLQDRIKLLLCDYRQLPNTYKYDRIISCEMIEHVGHEYMEEFFRCCDSLLAEDGLFVLQFISIPDQRYDQHRRSADFMKEYIFPGGCLPSLNSVISAMANASRFCVEHVENIGIHYYQTLRYWRKNFMDNRRKILALGFDEKFMRTWEYYFDYCASGFKSHTLGDYQVVFSRPGNFTALNKPYRSFHQE from the exons ATGACTCGGGCTGATTTAGGCCTTGCAGATGCATATATTGATGGAGATATTTCTTTCGCCGATGAAAATGAAGGTCTTCTAAACTTGTTTCTG CTTCTTATTGCCAGCAGAGATTCAAAGTCCTCTATCTCAAAATTGGATAAGAGAAG GGGTTGGTGGACACCATTGATATTCACAGCTGCTATAGGATCTGCAAGCTATTGTTTCAAGCATCTTTTAAGGCAAAATAGTCTAACACAAGCTCGCAGGAACATCTCTCGTCATTATGAGCTG AGTAATGAGCTTTTCGCTCTGTACTTGGACGAAACAATGACATACTCCACCGGCTTATTTAAG AGGGAGGATGAGGACTTGAAGGTTGCGCAGCTTAGAAAAATGTCTTCTTTGATTGAAAAG gCAAGAATTGATGAGAAGCATGAAATTCTTGATATTGGGTGTGGCTGGGGAAGCTTTGCTATTGAAGTTGTCAATCAAACTGGATGCAAATATACTGGCATCACTTTGTCTAAAGAGCAACTAAAACTTGCGGAACAGAAAGTGAAAGATGCTGGCCTTCAG GACCGCATTAAGCTTCTTCTCTGTGACTACCGCCAATTGCCCAATACCTACAAATATGACAGAATTATATCCTG TGAGATGATTGAACATGTTGGCCATGAATATATGGAAGAGTTTTTTCGTTGCTGTGACTCATTATTAGCAGAAGATGGGCTTTTTGTTCTGCAG TTCATATCAATCCCAGACCAACGTTACGACCAGCACAGGCGAAGTGCAGATTTTATGAAGGAATATATATTTCCTGGTGGATGCCTACCTTCATTAAACAGTGTAATATCAGCCATGGCTAATGCATCCAGATTCTG CGTGGAGCACGTGGAGAACATAGGGATTCATTACTACCAAACACTCAGATATTGGAGAAAAAATTTTATGGACAACCGAAG AAAAATCCTTGCTCTTGGATTTGATGAAAAGTTCATGCGAACATGGGAATATTACTTTGATTATTGTGCATCTGGTTTTAAGTCACATACACTTGGAGATTATCAG GTTGTATTCTCACGCCCTGGCAACTTTACTGCATTAAACAAACCATACCGAAGTTTCCATCAAGAGTGA